One part of the Polyangiaceae bacterium genome encodes these proteins:
- a CDS encoding HypC/HybG/HupF family hydrogenase formation chaperone, whose translation MCLAIPGCIVELAADPLGQGKVRFGEVLRPVCLACVPEAQVGDYVIVHAGFAISVLDGAEAERTLALLDAARDAGAAGGEA comes from the coding sequence ATGTGTTTAGCGATCCCAGGCTGTATCGTGGAGCTCGCGGCGGACCCGCTCGGGCAGGGCAAGGTGCGCTTCGGCGAGGTGCTGCGTCCGGTGTGCTTGGCGTGTGTCCCCGAAGCCCAGGTGGGTGACTACGTGATCGTCCACGCGGGCTTCGCGATCAGCGTGCTGGACGGCGCCGAGGCGGAGCGCACGCTGGCGCTCCTCGACGCCGCGCGCGATGCAGGTGCGGCGGGCGGTGAAGCATGA
- a CDS encoding GMC family oxidoreductase — translation MIGAGSAGAVIAARATENTARQVLLLEAGPDYGPEPEALPADLANGLENSIHDHDWGYRHLPLKGQRTFPFPRGKVVGGSSAVNTCIALRGQPYDYDEWASFGLPEWSFERCLPAFKRIETDLDIDDEWHGQSGPIKVRRHTEAELVPWQAAFMECCAELGFPRCEDHNSPLSTGYGPHVMNKIDGVRQNAATCYLTREVRARPNLTVCGDALVLRLQFENKRLTGVEVQYHGETHVVRCKQVLLCAGSLLTPAILLRSGVGPEDQLARLGVAEVSRVPGVNKRLLDHPGAALVFAPRYDFSSIQHPLIQTTMRFTSKGSPCPNDMQLQPGSFIPFPAFSAPVVTMMTCIGKPRGSGRLIFSSTDPLEKPRIDSKLLEDGEDRKRAVEALQLGWMVVSGSPMKDMIHYFWPSERVLRDPQKLSDWLPISTGSGYHPCGTVPMGREGDASAATDQYGRLRGVDGVFVADASLMPTVPSSNTNFPTLMIGERFGEWLREGVI, via the coding sequence GTGATCGGCGCGGGGTCCGCGGGAGCGGTGATTGCGGCGCGCGCGACGGAGAACACCGCGCGCCAGGTGTTGTTGCTCGAGGCTGGCCCGGACTACGGGCCTGAGCCGGAAGCGCTGCCCGCGGATCTGGCGAACGGTCTAGAAAACTCGATACACGACCACGACTGGGGCTATCGTCACCTGCCGCTCAAGGGGCAACGCACGTTCCCGTTTCCTCGAGGCAAAGTGGTCGGGGGATCGAGCGCGGTGAATACTTGCATCGCGCTCAGGGGCCAACCCTATGACTACGACGAGTGGGCGAGCTTCGGCCTGCCGGAGTGGAGCTTCGAGCGCTGCCTGCCCGCCTTCAAGCGCATCGAGACCGACCTCGACATCGATGACGAGTGGCACGGGCAGAGCGGGCCGATCAAGGTGCGTCGCCATACCGAGGCCGAGCTGGTGCCGTGGCAGGCCGCGTTCATGGAGTGCTGCGCGGAGCTCGGCTTTCCTCGCTGCGAAGATCACAACAGTCCGCTCTCTACCGGCTACGGACCCCACGTCATGAACAAGATCGACGGGGTGCGCCAGAACGCCGCGACCTGTTACCTCACCCGAGAGGTGCGGGCGCGGCCGAACCTGACGGTTTGCGGCGACGCGCTGGTGTTGCGCTTGCAGTTCGAGAACAAGCGCCTGACCGGAGTGGAAGTGCAGTACCACGGGGAAACGCATGTGGTCCGCTGTAAGCAGGTGCTGCTGTGCGCCGGCTCGCTGCTCACTCCGGCGATCTTGCTGCGCTCCGGGGTCGGGCCGGAAGACCAGCTGGCGCGCCTCGGGGTAGCTGAGGTGAGCCGAGTGCCAGGGGTCAACAAACGGCTCCTGGACCATCCAGGCGCTGCGCTGGTGTTCGCACCGCGTTACGACTTCTCGAGCATCCAGCACCCGCTGATTCAGACCACGATGCGCTTCACGTCGAAGGGCAGCCCGTGCCCCAACGACATGCAGCTGCAGCCCGGGAGCTTCATTCCGTTTCCCGCTTTCAGCGCACCGGTGGTGACGATGATGACGTGCATCGGCAAGCCCCGAGGCAGCGGGCGCTTGATCTTCTCGAGCACGGATCCGCTGGAGAAGCCGCGCATCGACTCCAAGCTGCTGGAGGACGGCGAAGATCGCAAGCGCGCTGTGGAAGCGCTTCAGCTCGGGTGGATGGTGGTCTCCGGCTCGCCGATGAAGGACATGATCCACTACTTCTGGCCCTCGGAACGCGTGCTACGGGATCCGCAGAAGCTCTCCGACTGGCTGCCGATCAGCACCGGTAGTGGCTATCATCCGTGCGGAACCGTCCCGATGGGCCGTGAAGGGGACGCTTCCGCGGCTACGGATCAATACGGGCGCTTGCGAGGGGTGGACGGGGTGTTCGTCGCGGACGCTAGCTTGATGCCCACGGTGCCTTCATCCAACACGAATTTCCCTACGTTGATGATCGGGGAACGCTTTGGTGAGTGGTTGAGGGAAGGTGTGATCTAG
- the hypD gene encoding hydrogenase formation protein HypD, whose amino-acid sequence MKYLAEFRDPERVRHSVAELARVTTQQWTVMEICGGQTHAIVRYGLDQLLPQGIELVHGPGCPVCVTPIEEIDQAIAVALLPGVTLCSFGDMLRVPGTDTDLLQARAQGADVRVVYSPLDAVELALAEPERDVVFFAVGFETTTPASAAAALRAKQLGIANFSLLSSHVRVPPAMSAILSSDECRVDGFLAAGHVCSVMGSAEYEPLCDRYQVPIVITGFEPLDILQGLLACVKQLEARAATGAAVHVENQYTRAVRESGNVHAQALVNEVFERAPRNWRGLGSIEQSGFELREGYAQLDARRRLQLEMPSLDPQGKAAASPCIAGRVLRGLEKPADCPCFARECTPETPLGAPMVSSEGACAAYFQHRGRSSQEAAR is encoded by the coding sequence ATGAAGTACCTCGCAGAGTTTCGCGATCCTGAACGCGTTCGCCACTCGGTGGCGGAGCTCGCGCGCGTCACCACGCAGCAGTGGACGGTGATGGAGATCTGCGGGGGTCAGACCCACGCCATCGTTCGCTACGGGCTCGACCAGTTGTTACCCCAGGGCATCGAGCTGGTTCACGGCCCGGGCTGCCCCGTTTGCGTGACTCCGATTGAGGAGATTGATCAGGCTATCGCCGTTGCGTTGCTGCCAGGAGTGACCCTGTGCTCCTTTGGCGACATGCTGCGGGTGCCTGGGACCGACACCGATCTACTCCAGGCGCGCGCTCAGGGTGCCGACGTGCGCGTGGTGTATTCGCCCCTCGACGCCGTGGAGCTCGCGCTTGCAGAGCCCGAGCGGGACGTCGTGTTCTTCGCCGTGGGGTTCGAGACCACCACACCAGCCAGTGCGGCGGCCGCTCTGCGCGCGAAGCAGCTCGGCATCGCGAACTTCAGCCTGCTCTCAAGCCACGTGCGGGTGCCGCCAGCGATGTCAGCGATCCTCAGCTCGGACGAGTGCCGCGTGGACGGCTTCTTGGCGGCAGGGCACGTGTGCAGCGTGATGGGTAGCGCCGAGTACGAACCTCTGTGTGACCGCTACCAGGTGCCCATCGTGATCACGGGCTTCGAGCCGCTCGACATCCTCCAGGGTCTGCTCGCCTGCGTGAAGCAACTCGAAGCACGCGCGGCCACGGGCGCGGCTGTTCACGTAGAGAACCAATACACGCGCGCGGTGCGGGAGTCAGGAAACGTCCACGCGCAGGCCTTGGTGAACGAGGTGTTTGAGCGAGCACCCCGCAACTGGCGTGGCCTCGGAAGCATTGAACAGAGCGGCTTCGAGCTGCGTGAAGGCTACGCTCAACTCGACGCTCGGCGACGCCTCCAACTCGAGATGCCATCGCTGGATCCGCAGGGCAAAGCAGCAGCCAGCCCGTGCATCGCTGGAAGGGTCTTGCGAGGGCTGGAAAAGCCAGCTGATTGTCCGTGTTTTGCCCGTGAGTGCACCCCGGAGACGCCGCTCGGCGCGCCCATGGTCTCGAGCGAAGGGGCGTGCGCGGCGTACTTCCAACATCGCGGGCGATCCAGTCAGGAAGCTGCGCGATGA
- a CDS encoding serine/threonine protein kinase, with protein MTAESAATDGRVIPSELVPGVSYLLERQLGEGGMAVAYLARRQSPSGSTPVVLKVTRPETMLREGQMALMAFRKEAVALGRLNEQVPPNPCVVRLVDTGELVQQIGKQRIEVPWLALEYVHGGAEGTTLFQRMNFSLSETNAAFDAGRAARAIQCIASGLSAIHEVGVVHRDLSPSNVLCCGFGEAELFKIADFGIARAEGVTATFGDIAFGTPGYSAPEQTFEDPLGIGPWSDVFSLGSIAFYILTGEDYFPVKSATDCLLLARGTDTRKKLQDCPGLCEELKSDPKTCQAIDELIREATQVRGNLRPQRAAAFATMLVPWLSARALSSRSHVKRVESVMSLRSRLSPRHWAWSMRHPTGDNRVIRSAAWAGDGQCLVSTSAGLEFWNGEAWVGAPGTLEVSAPNARLVHRLGPGEWLLADDHSRLAVYSSLERPRPIASPRVPCEPIAGSGDPDDLFVLVGLTQEGPVLQACSAGRWLKPIQVPARYVASCSRVSDEEWLVAGRSHAGSPYLGVFRPLLWELENIDTPPGRALVCLTGSQERNIGVAAGSTGLIMTHRPGRRAEVTTLPGAPDISSVALDVLGREWAASLGRLWVRDLADSATGDQDPFEVGWEDANLGSPFVSLYADAGMLMALTVDGAIVEGRSFSTAVTKRSSG; from the coding sequence GTGACCGCGGAATCCGCAGCCACCGACGGCCGAGTGATCCCTTCGGAGCTCGTCCCCGGTGTCAGCTACCTGCTCGAGCGCCAACTCGGCGAAGGCGGGATGGCGGTGGCTTACCTGGCGCGGCGCCAGTCCCCTTCAGGCTCGACGCCGGTAGTGCTCAAGGTGACCCGGCCAGAGACCATGCTGCGCGAAGGGCAGATGGCCCTCATGGCTTTCCGTAAGGAAGCGGTTGCGCTCGGGCGTCTCAATGAGCAGGTGCCACCGAACCCCTGCGTGGTGCGCCTGGTGGACACTGGGGAGCTCGTGCAGCAGATAGGCAAGCAACGCATCGAGGTGCCGTGGCTGGCCCTCGAGTACGTCCACGGCGGCGCCGAGGGCACCACGCTCTTCCAACGCATGAACTTCAGCCTCTCGGAGACCAACGCAGCCTTCGATGCCGGGCGCGCCGCGCGAGCCATTCAGTGTATCGCGAGCGGGCTCTCGGCGATTCACGAAGTCGGCGTCGTGCACCGTGACCTCAGCCCGAGCAACGTGCTCTGCTGCGGCTTCGGTGAGGCAGAGCTGTTCAAGATCGCCGACTTCGGCATCGCCCGCGCCGAGGGCGTGACGGCGACCTTCGGTGACATCGCGTTTGGTACTCCCGGCTACTCCGCTCCGGAGCAGACCTTCGAGGATCCGCTTGGCATCGGGCCCTGGAGCGACGTGTTCAGCTTGGGCTCCATCGCCTTCTACATCCTCACCGGTGAAGACTACTTCCCCGTGAAGAGCGCGACGGACTGCTTGCTCCTGGCGCGGGGTACGGACACTCGCAAGAAGCTGCAGGATTGCCCCGGCCTCTGCGAGGAGCTGAAGAGCGACCCCAAGACCTGCCAGGCCATTGATGAGTTGATCCGCGAGGCAACGCAGGTGCGCGGCAACCTGCGCCCCCAACGCGCAGCGGCGTTCGCGACGATGCTCGTGCCCTGGCTCAGCGCACGTGCTCTCAGCTCACGCAGCCACGTCAAGCGCGTGGAGAGCGTGATGAGCTTGCGCAGCCGTCTCTCTCCGCGTCACTGGGCGTGGTCGATGCGCCACCCCACGGGGGACAACCGCGTGATCCGCAGCGCAGCTTGGGCCGGCGACGGGCAGTGCCTCGTCTCCACCTCCGCAGGCCTTGAGTTCTGGAACGGCGAAGCGTGGGTGGGCGCCCCGGGTACGCTGGAAGTCAGCGCTCCCAATGCGCGCTTGGTGCATCGCTTGGGCCCTGGTGAGTGGCTGCTCGCCGACGATCACTCGCGGCTCGCCGTGTACTCGTCCCTCGAGCGTCCGCGTCCCATCGCCTCCCCCCGTGTCCCGTGTGAGCCCATTGCCGGCAGCGGTGATCCCGATGACTTGTTCGTGCTCGTCGGCTTGACGCAAGAAGGTCCAGTGCTCCAGGCCTGCTCCGCCGGCCGCTGGCTGAAGCCGATTCAGGTGCCGGCGCGCTATGTCGCTTCTTGCTCCCGCGTGAGCGATGAGGAGTGGCTGGTCGCGGGTCGCTCCCACGCGGGCTCGCCTTATTTGGGAGTGTTTCGTCCCCTGCTCTGGGAACTCGAGAACATCGACACACCCCCGGGCCGTGCCCTGGTTTGCCTGACCGGCTCCCAAGAGCGGAATATCGGCGTTGCCGCAGGGAGCACGGGCCTGATCATGACGCACCGACCGGGTCGCCGCGCGGAAGTGACGACGCTGCCCGGTGCGCCGGATATCTCGAGCGTCGCCCTCGACGTCCTGGGTCGCGAGTGGGCGGCTTCCCTCGGGCGACTCTGGGTGCGCGATCTGGCGGACTCGGCGACGGGGGATCAGGATCCGTTCGAAGTCGGTTGGGAAGACGCGAACCTAGGGTCGCCATTCGTGAGCCTCTACGCTGACGCCGGCATGTTGATGGCGCTGACCGTCGACGGCGCCATCGTGGAAGGGCGCTCCTTCAGCACGGCGGTGACCAAACGTTCTTCTGGCTGA
- the hypF gene encoding carbamoyltransferase HypF gives MSPGSAATEHCASLSAQQNTIRVRLLLKGAVQGVGLRPALVRAARRRQLAGWVKNLSGAVEVELQGAPQRVNDFLASFREELPVAVLLESVEHVRIATQTGEIAFEVLESEQRGESTPPLTPDRVICEACWRELTTPGDRRHGYALNSCADCGPRYAMTRSAPYDRARTSLCEFPLCADCQAEYSNVDDRRFHTEGIACPNCGPQLRWLPVASRGAPNGNEQSPIAAAVEALRAGQVVALKGVSGYQLLVDATNHSAVERLRARKHRPTKPFALLFRDLEQLQRYATLSRTEIDALTSPDGPIVLCTARTPQADVVSLSPAVCALPSSEGSAWAGAVRPWLGALLPTSGIHRLLATEYGAPLVCTSANRSGEPLCSDLEQLEGALPGVFDGVLDHSRRIVRRLDDSVVHVSGSGSLRVVRRGRGLVPHPIQIRSPETATSASMPVVLALGGQLKTAVCWLGGQYAELSEHLGDLHSAASLRAYEAVVEELLERRGVPDVIACDAHPDYASSRVAEALAARLSRPLLAVPHHRAHIAAVTAEHVAHGRCLAFAWDGLGLGEDGTLWGGEVFLFRGAKGPSAARRVASLRPFSLLGGEQALREPRRVAKGLLLQAQLTHAPLDAEFQAGERRVLEQLSQLTPKNCSSVGRLFDAVASLLGVCQRNTYEAHAASWLELCARSASTPLPLRLHWSKQADFWTLDWVPLLQDLCAALANGVDVSRLALGFHHALADAVCEISKNFRTDTIVLSGGCFQNSLLLELVSTRAKTLGMNCICSSAVPAGDGGLALGQAVLARALVRKQSLEQDPICV, from the coding sequence ATGAGCCCTGGGAGCGCGGCCACGGAGCACTGCGCTAGTCTGAGCGCGCAGCAGAACACGATCAGAGTCCGTCTGCTGCTCAAAGGTGCGGTGCAGGGCGTTGGGCTGAGGCCGGCGCTCGTGCGCGCCGCGCGGCGGCGGCAGCTCGCTGGCTGGGTGAAGAACCTGAGCGGCGCCGTCGAAGTCGAGCTCCAAGGCGCGCCGCAGCGCGTGAACGATTTCCTTGCCTCATTCCGCGAGGAATTACCCGTTGCGGTCCTGCTGGAGAGCGTGGAGCACGTGCGAATCGCCACGCAAACCGGTGAGATTGCGTTCGAGGTGCTCGAGAGCGAACAGCGCGGGGAGAGTACACCCCCGCTCACTCCCGACCGGGTGATCTGCGAGGCTTGCTGGCGCGAGCTGACGACGCCCGGCGATCGACGCCACGGCTATGCTCTGAATAGCTGCGCCGACTGCGGGCCCCGCTACGCCATGACGCGGTCGGCGCCATACGACCGCGCCCGGACCAGCCTGTGTGAATTCCCGCTCTGCGCCGATTGCCAAGCGGAGTACTCAAACGTCGACGACCGACGCTTTCACACCGAAGGCATCGCCTGCCCCAACTGCGGGCCACAGCTGCGCTGGCTCCCGGTAGCGAGTCGGGGCGCACCCAATGGCAATGAACAGTCACCGATCGCCGCTGCCGTCGAGGCACTGCGCGCTGGTCAAGTCGTCGCGCTGAAAGGCGTTAGTGGATATCAACTGTTGGTTGATGCGACGAATCACAGCGCCGTGGAGCGCCTCCGCGCGCGCAAACACCGTCCAACGAAGCCCTTCGCGCTGCTGTTTCGCGACCTAGAACAGCTGCAACGCTACGCAACCTTGAGCCGCACGGAAATAGACGCATTGACATCGCCCGATGGGCCAATCGTGCTGTGCACCGCGCGCACTCCCCAGGCAGACGTCGTGTCCCTCTCCCCCGCCGTCTGCGCCCTACCAAGCTCCGAAGGTAGCGCATGGGCGGGCGCCGTCCGACCCTGGCTCGGCGCGCTGCTCCCGACGAGCGGGATACACCGCTTGCTGGCGACGGAGTACGGCGCACCACTCGTGTGCACCAGCGCTAACCGGAGTGGTGAACCGTTGTGTAGCGATCTCGAGCAGCTAGAAGGCGCGCTGCCAGGCGTCTTCGACGGTGTGCTCGATCACTCGCGACGCATCGTGCGGCGCCTCGATGACTCCGTGGTGCATGTCAGTGGGAGCGGGAGCCTACGGGTCGTGCGCCGTGGCCGCGGCCTCGTCCCTCACCCGATCCAAATCCGCAGTCCTGAGACAGCGACTAGCGCGTCGATGCCAGTGGTGCTCGCCCTCGGCGGACAGCTCAAGACGGCGGTGTGTTGGCTTGGGGGGCAGTACGCGGAGCTGAGTGAGCACCTCGGAGACCTGCACAGCGCGGCGTCGCTCCGCGCTTACGAAGCGGTGGTCGAAGAGCTACTCGAGCGGCGCGGAGTGCCTGACGTGATCGCGTGTGATGCACACCCAGACTACGCTTCGTCTCGCGTCGCCGAAGCGCTGGCCGCCCGGCTTTCGCGCCCTTTGCTCGCCGTCCCTCACCACCGCGCTCACATCGCCGCAGTGACCGCCGAGCACGTTGCGCACGGCCGCTGCCTGGCGTTTGCGTGGGATGGCCTCGGTCTCGGCGAAGACGGAACCCTTTGGGGCGGCGAAGTGTTCCTTTTCCGTGGAGCTAAAGGCCCGAGCGCCGCTCGGCGCGTAGCCTCCCTGCGTCCGTTCAGCTTGCTCGGGGGAGAACAGGCGCTGCGCGAGCCGCGGCGCGTGGCGAAGGGTCTGCTACTCCAGGCGCAGTTGACTCACGCACCGCTGGACGCGGAGTTCCAAGCTGGTGAGCGACGGGTGCTCGAGCAGCTTTCCCAGTTGACCCCGAAGAACTGCAGCAGCGTGGGCAGGTTGTTCGACGCGGTCGCGAGCCTGCTCGGAGTGTGCCAGCGAAACACCTACGAGGCCCACGCCGCGAGCTGGCTCGAGCTGTGTGCGCGCAGCGCTTCGACGCCGCTACCCTTGAGACTCCATTGGTCGAAGCAGGCTGACTTTTGGACCCTGGATTGGGTCCCGCTGCTTCAGGACCTGTGCGCCGCTTTGGCAAACGGCGTCGACGTGAGTCGCCTGGCGCTCGGCTTTCACCACGCGCTCGCGGACGCCGTGTGTGAGATCTCCAAGAACTTCCGCACGGATACTATCGTGCTCAGCGGCGGGTGCTTTCAAAACTCACTCTTGCTCGAGCTGGTCAGCACGCGAGCGAAGACGCTAGGCATGAACTGCATCTGCTCGAGCGCGGTCCCTGCCGGGGATGGAGGCCTCGCGCTGGGTCAAGCCGTGTTGGCGCGTGCACTCGTCCGCAAGCAATCCCTGGAGCAAGACCCAATATGTGTTTAG
- a CDS encoding long-chain-acyl-CoA synthetase yields MRKFHAYPRRAHAGGLMGLKQRLRSTWIDLEATGRLVPHLYRVLPGSHWHIARIIAKNAERIGNHTALRYLDESYTWQEFEDRVARYAGYLRRKGIKQGDVVTLMMDNRPDFLFIEGAVCRLGAISALINTNLTDHALVHAVNIGKPKLVIAGSEHADKLRAVVDELCVLESEVILQLEHESDDPHGFKSLNADLKKSIQVRDNAKTKPDDGMCYIYTSGTTGLPKAAIVTHKRFLLAAHLFGRSIHDAAPDDVIYATLPLYHSNAQWAGFGASVASGGTLALRRKFSASHFWEDVRKYGATHFIYIGELCRYLLNQPPSNRDRDHQLRGGTGNGLRPDIWDEFCGRFGVPLMREFYGATEGNAPMFNIEGRAGMVGRLRPGQIIVKCDLSTGDVIRNAQGLCDEVKPGGTGLFLGKINAVTRFDGYVDSSATQKKVIENVVKQGDTYFNSGDLLTLHEDGWVAFADRVGDTFRWKGENVSTNEVAEVLNGAPGVLESNVYGVQVAGTDGRAGMASLNTDGQFDLSAFAEFVIDKLPGYQRPYFIRVQDGMRITGTFKHQKVDYRKEGYDPSKVNGDALYYLDGERYVPIDDSLHQKLLSGEVTPR; encoded by the coding sequence ATGAGGAAGTTTCACGCCTATCCTCGGCGGGCTCACGCTGGAGGATTGATGGGACTGAAGCAGCGCCTGCGCTCGACCTGGATCGACTTGGAAGCCACCGGCCGACTCGTGCCGCACCTCTACCGGGTGCTGCCCGGAAGCCACTGGCACATCGCGCGCATCATCGCGAAGAACGCCGAGCGCATCGGCAACCACACGGCGCTGCGTTACCTCGACGAGAGCTACACCTGGCAAGAGTTCGAAGATCGCGTGGCTCGCTACGCGGGCTACTTGCGCCGCAAGGGCATCAAGCAGGGCGACGTCGTCACCTTGATGATGGACAACCGACCTGACTTTCTCTTCATCGAGGGAGCCGTGTGTCGCCTCGGCGCCATTTCCGCGCTGATCAACACGAACCTAACGGACCACGCGCTGGTGCACGCCGTGAACATCGGCAAGCCGAAGCTGGTGATTGCGGGCAGTGAACACGCGGACAAGCTGCGCGCGGTGGTGGATGAGCTGTGTGTCCTCGAGAGCGAGGTCATCTTGCAGCTCGAGCACGAGTCGGATGATCCCCACGGATTCAAGTCGCTGAACGCCGATCTGAAGAAGTCGATTCAGGTACGCGACAACGCCAAGACCAAGCCCGATGACGGCATGTGCTACATCTACACCTCCGGCACGACGGGCCTGCCGAAGGCCGCAATCGTCACGCACAAGCGCTTCTTGCTGGCGGCGCACCTATTCGGTCGCTCGATCCACGACGCAGCGCCAGACGACGTGATCTACGCCACGCTGCCGCTCTACCACTCGAACGCGCAGTGGGCTGGTTTCGGGGCGAGTGTGGCCTCAGGCGGAACCCTCGCGCTGCGTCGCAAGTTCAGCGCGAGCCATTTCTGGGAAGACGTGCGGAAGTACGGCGCTACCCACTTCATCTACATCGGTGAGCTCTGCCGCTACCTCCTCAATCAGCCGCCGTCGAATCGCGATCGGGATCACCAGCTGCGCGGCGGAACCGGAAACGGCCTGCGTCCCGACATCTGGGACGAGTTCTGCGGCCGCTTTGGTGTGCCCCTGATGCGCGAGTTCTACGGTGCCACCGAAGGCAACGCGCCGATGTTCAACATCGAAGGGCGCGCCGGCATGGTGGGGAGGCTCCGCCCGGGGCAAATCATCGTGAAGTGTGATCTGTCGACGGGCGACGTGATCCGCAACGCCCAGGGGCTCTGCGACGAGGTGAAGCCAGGAGGCACTGGGCTCTTCCTCGGCAAGATCAACGCCGTCACCCGCTTCGATGGCTACGTGGACAGCAGCGCCACCCAGAAGAAGGTGATCGAAAACGTGGTGAAGCAAGGCGACACCTACTTCAACTCCGGTGATTTGCTCACCCTGCACGAAGACGGCTGGGTCGCGTTCGCGGATCGCGTGGGCGATACCTTCCGCTGGAAGGGTGAAAACGTCTCGACCAACGAAGTGGCCGAGGTGCTCAACGGCGCGCCTGGTGTGCTCGAAAGTAATGTGTACGGCGTGCAGGTTGCGGGTACGGACGGTCGCGCGGGCATGGCCAGCTTGAACACCGACGGGCAGTTCGACCTCAGCGCGTTCGCTGAGTTCGTGATCGATAAACTTCCCGGCTATCAGCGCCCGTACTTCATCCGCGTCCAAGACGGCATGCGCATCACGGGTACCTTCAAGCACCAGAAGGTGGACTACCGCAAGGAGGGCTACGACCCCTCCAAGGTGAACGGCGACGCGCTCTACTACCTCGACGGTGAGCGCTACGTGCCCATCGACGACAGCCTACACCAGAAGCTACTGAGCGGCGAAGTCACCCCGCGCTGA
- a CDS encoding acyl-CoA thioesterase, with amino-acid sequence MPNLVDIPEHAVSRYPLRVRFCETDLMAIVHHANYLVYFEAARVEYLRRRGVSYAQWAEREGVHLPVISAHLDYKRTAHFDDELVVEARVSLITRVKVGFGYRIFNAEELVCTGETVLACVDDTHRPRRLPPNVLEVLLAPETVPQA; translated from the coding sequence GTGCCCAACCTAGTCGACATTCCTGAGCACGCCGTCTCTCGCTATCCGCTGCGCGTCCGCTTCTGCGAAACGGATCTGATGGCGATCGTGCACCACGCGAACTACCTCGTGTACTTCGAGGCGGCGCGCGTCGAGTACCTGCGTCGCCGAGGCGTCAGCTACGCCCAGTGGGCAGAGCGCGAAGGCGTACACCTGCCGGTGATTTCGGCCCACCTCGACTACAAGCGCACGGCACACTTCGATGATGAGCTAGTCGTCGAGGCGCGTGTCTCCCTCATCACGCGTGTGAAGGTTGGCTTCGGCTACCGCATTTTCAACGCTGAGGAGTTGGTTTGCACTGGAGAGACAGTGCTCGCCTGCGTCGACGACACTCATCGCCCGCGGCGCCTGCCTCCGAACGTGCTGGAGGTGCTGCTCGCTCCAGAGACCGTCCCCCAAGCTTGA
- the hypE gene encoding hydrogenase expression/formation protein HypE, translating into MSGVKPSPLVCGVPHGSDTIQLAHGGGGRRMSQLIEQLIRPAFDRSVEAAPWVRDTRHDSAALDLASGRLALTSDSYVVNPLFFPGGDIGRLAVYGTLNDLAMAGACPKGLTLSLILEEGLPLQTLRRVLESAGRAALDAGVPIISGDTKVVERGKADGLFINTSGVGERSSQWIHPSAIQPGDAVMLLGDVGRHGIAILCARQELHLESEVESDCRNLWPAIEALLSAGVELHCLRDCTRGGLASACLELAAQSSSSFCLEESNIPVQPAVQNAAELLGFDPLYIASEGACVVILPADATDAAKGLLGDALTHIGSVTTGGTERPGEVSVRSPFGSSRLLTLLSGEQLPRIC; encoded by the coding sequence ATGAGCGGGGTGAAGCCCTCGCCGCTTGTGTGTGGCGTACCTCACGGCAGCGACACCATCCAGCTCGCGCATGGTGGCGGCGGTCGGCGCATGAGTCAGTTGATCGAGCAGCTGATCCGGCCAGCGTTCGACCGGAGCGTGGAAGCGGCGCCGTGGGTCAGGGACACCCGGCACGACAGCGCGGCCCTGGACCTCGCGAGCGGTCGCCTCGCGCTGACCAGCGACAGCTACGTCGTCAACCCGCTGTTCTTTCCTGGCGGAGACATTGGGCGCCTCGCGGTCTACGGAACCCTCAACGACCTCGCAATGGCCGGCGCGTGCCCCAAGGGCCTCACCCTGAGTCTGATCTTGGAAGAGGGGTTGCCCCTTCAAACTCTACGCCGGGTGCTCGAGTCCGCAGGCCGGGCGGCGCTGGATGCTGGCGTGCCCATCATCAGCGGTGACACCAAGGTGGTGGAGCGAGGCAAGGCGGACGGACTCTTCATCAACACCAGTGGCGTTGGTGAGCGAAGCAGTCAGTGGATTCATCCGAGCGCCATCCAACCCGGCGACGCTGTGATGCTGCTGGGCGATGTCGGGCGTCACGGCATCGCCATCCTGTGTGCCCGCCAGGAGCTACACCTCGAGAGCGAGGTCGAGAGTGACTGTCGCAATCTCTGGCCTGCCATCGAGGCGCTGTTGTCCGCGGGAGTCGAGCTCCACTGCTTGAGAGACTGCACCCGCGGAGGCCTCGCCAGCGCATGCCTCGAGCTGGCAGCGCAGAGCAGCTCGAGCTTTTGCCTCGAGGAATCAAACATCCCCGTGCAGCCTGCGGTGCAGAACGCGGCAGAACTACTCGGCTTCGACCCGCTCTACATCGCGAGCGAAGGAGCCTGCGTGGTGATCCTGCCAGCGGACGCGACGGACGCCGCAAAGGGTCTACTCGGCGACGCCCTCACCCACATCGGCTCAGTGACTACGGGCGGGACCGAACGACCGGGAGAAGTCAGCGTGAGGAGCCCTTTCGGCTCTTCTAGGCTGCTGACGCTGCTGTCGGGAGAGCAGCTCCCACGCATCTGTTGA